In Sebaldella termitidis ATCC 33386, one DNA window encodes the following:
- a CDS encoding PTS system mannose/fructose/sorbose family transporter subunit IID encodes MKKLSRKTLNTCWIKWFFGHLHSMSFQWLQAFGFATSMAPVLRELYPDNKKEQISGLKRHAAFYNTEPQLGCVVMGVVCGLEEEKANGADIDDEMINSIKLGLMGPLAGIGDAMIPGMYIPLLLSIGIGMSGNGSVLGPLFYVFTYILSMLLATHFIFMKGYLLGTKSIDLIIGETTRKIRNAFNLLGAIVVGGVGASYVHVATRAVIKTSETSSIVINDMINGIFPNLLSLATILFCWWLMSKKKISSVKIMLILFIISLAGVAAGFF; translated from the coding sequence ATGAAAAAATTAAGCAGAAAAACATTGAATACATGCTGGATCAAATGGTTTTTCGGTCATTTGCATTCTATGTCATTCCAGTGGCTGCAGGCATTTGGCTTTGCCACATCAATGGCTCCGGTCTTGAGAGAATTATATCCTGATAATAAGAAGGAGCAAATATCCGGATTAAAGAGACACGCTGCTTTTTATAATACAGAACCGCAGTTAGGATGTGTGGTAATGGGTGTAGTCTGCGGACTTGAAGAAGAAAAGGCAAATGGTGCAGATATAGATGATGAGATGATAAACAGTATAAAACTGGGACTTATGGGACCGCTGGCAGGAATCGGAGATGCTATGATTCCCGGAATGTACATACCGCTGCTACTTTCTATAGGAATAGGCATGTCAGGAAACGGAAGTGTCTTAGGACCGCTGTTTTATGTATTTACTTATATACTCAGCATGCTTCTGGCAACGCATTTTATATTTATGAAGGGGTATTTATTAGGAACTAAATCGATAGATCTGATAATAGGAGAGACAACAAGAAAAATACGTAATGCGTTTAATCTGCTGGGAGCAATTGTCGTCGGTGGTGTAGGAGCTTCCTATGTGCATGTGGCAACAAGAGCAGTCATAAAAACCAGTGAAACAAGCAGCATTGTTATAAATGATATGATTAACGGAATTTTCCCGAATTTATTGTCATTAGCAACAATTCTGTTTTGCTGGTGGCTTATGTCTAAGAAAAAAATATCATCTGTAAAAATAATGCTTATATTATTCATAATATCACTTGCCGGAGTGGCAGCAGGATTTTTCTGA
- a CDS encoding LacI family DNA-binding transcriptional regulator encodes MNPKEKISMKDIAKLAGVSASTVSRIINNSGQISEKTKKKVFSLMKKYNYTPNMVAKSLKINKSKSIGIIITNIQNEFFSEIVLGIEDFFFKVGYSVFICNTSQNPKKEMEYFKILDSKLVDGIICISALEKTPKDFYSNHRKIPMVCIDRIFDPHASDTFYVESSHFDGGFLATEELIKKGCRKIMILTKKRSFSASQKRFEGYKEALKKYDIPFDANLVMKFDGNLSSFDETKKIVDKAVSSGLEFDGIFATSDWRAYGALISLKEHGISVPEKVKIIGFDNISISKYSYPKITTVNQDREAIIQQVSNLLFDLMNDAELPDEIKNKKHIVIPVSLVNRETT; translated from the coding sequence ATGAATCCGAAAGAAAAAATATCAATGAAAGATATAGCAAAATTAGCAGGTGTTTCTGCCAGTACTGTATCAAGAATTATTAACAACAGCGGGCAGATATCCGAAAAGACAAAAAAGAAGGTTTTTTCATTAATGAAAAAATATAATTATACACCTAATATGGTTGCTAAAAGCCTGAAAATTAATAAATCAAAATCTATAGGAATCATTATAACCAATATTCAAAATGAGTTCTTTTCAGAAATTGTCCTGGGAATTGAAGATTTCTTTTTTAAAGTGGGGTATTCTGTTTTTATCTGTAATACCAGCCAGAATCCCAAAAAAGAGATGGAATATTTTAAGATTCTGGATTCCAAGCTGGTTGATGGAATTATCTGTATTTCCGCACTTGAAAAAACTCCAAAGGATTTTTATTCTAATCACAGAAAAATACCTATGGTATGTATAGACAGAATATTTGACCCTCATGCCTCAGATACTTTTTATGTAGAATCCAGTCATTTTGACGGGGGTTTTCTTGCTACAGAAGAGCTGATAAAAAAAGGATGCAGAAAAATAATGATTTTAACTAAAAAGAGAAGCTTTTCCGCAAGTCAGAAACGTTTTGAGGGCTATAAAGAGGCACTGAAAAAATATGATATTCCTTTTGATGCAAATTTGGTTATGAAATTCGACGGAAATCTTTCGAGCTTTGATGAAACGAAAAAAATAGTGGATAAAGCTGTTTCAAGTGGTCTTGAATTTGACGGAATTTTTGCAACCTCTGACTGGCGTGCATATGGTGCTCTTATCTCACTAAAAGAACACGGAATTTCTGTGCCTGAAAAAGTAAAAATCATAGGCTTTGATAATATTTCTATTTCTAAGTACTCTTATCCTAAAATAACTACTGTAAATCAGGATAGAGAAGCTATTATCCAGCAGGTTTCGAATCTTTTGTTCGATCTTATGAATGATGCTGAGCTGCCGGATGAAATAAAAAATAAAAAACATATTGTTATTCCTGTCTCTCTTGTTAACAGGGAAACAACATAA
- a CDS encoding DKNYY domain-containing protein yields the protein MKKILLFIFISLKLFSQYSIDNGIIYIYGRPVTGADINSFEILSDSYAKDKSHVYNADRIIKDADPASFIILSDSAYTKDKTRVYRLGTAIKEADPDSFELFGDTDFSKDKNNVYYAGILSAADTESFEILNSPYARDKNHFYFGNIFLNKIDTKSFKVLNSTFSKDKNHIYYGDYLNYGNIIIFNTADVRSFKVLDDYYSKDKSNVYFYDSKIKSADPKSFTILSSSYSKDKNNVYYYGEKITGADSETFEILEENLAADRRNIYFKQTKLTDIDRKTFIFLGTKCIDKHTCAEKVSFFKDKNGEYNTSELE from the coding sequence ATGAAAAAAATATTACTTTTTATATTTATAAGTCTAAAATTATTCAGCCAGTATTCCATAGATAACGGAATAATCTATATTTACGGAAGACCTGTCACAGGGGCTGATATAAACAGCTTTGAAATACTGTCCGATTCTTATGCCAAAGATAAATCACATGTTTATAACGCTGACAGAATAATAAAAGATGCTGATCCTGCAAGCTTTATAATACTCAGTGATTCCGCATACACTAAAGATAAAACAAGAGTCTACCGTCTGGGTACAGCAATCAAAGAAGCAGATCCCGACAGCTTTGAACTATTTGGAGATACTGATTTTTCAAAAGATAAAAATAATGTATATTATGCCGGGATACTGTCCGCGGCTGATACAGAAAGCTTTGAAATTCTGAATTCACCATATGCGAGAGATAAAAATCATTTTTACTTCGGAAATATTTTTTTGAATAAAATTGACACGAAAAGTTTTAAGGTATTGAATTCTACTTTTTCAAAGGATAAAAATCATATTTATTACGGGGATTATCTTAATTATGGCAATATTATCATATTCAATACTGCAGATGTCAGAAGCTTTAAAGTATTGGATGATTATTATTCAAAGGATAAAAGCAATGTTTATTTTTATGATTCAAAAATAAAAAGTGCAGATCCAAAAAGCTTTACCATATTAAGCAGCAGTTATTCAAAGGACAAAAATAACGTATATTATTATGGTGAGAAAATAACAGGTGCTGATTCCGAAACTTTTGAAATTCTTGAAGAAAATCTTGCAGCGGACAGGAGAAATATTTACTTTAAGCAGACTAAACTTACTGATATAGACAGAAAAACATTTATTTTTCTTGGTACTAAGTGTATTGATAAACATACATGTGCAGAAAAAGTATCTTTTTTTAAGGATAAAAATGGAGAATATAACACATCTGAATTGGAATAA
- a CDS encoding alpha-amylase, protein MENGVMFQYFEWNLPADKKHWKRLADDAEHLREIGINAVWIPPAIKGTSDLDVGYGAYDLYDLGEFDQKGTIPTKYGTKEELKAAIEELHKYEISVYLDAVMNHKAGADETEKFLAQEVDPNDRNKPVSDPYEIEGWTKFNFEGRNNKYSDFKWHWYHFNGTDFNNLNQKNAIYRIMGEGKSWDENVDDENGNYDYLMFANIDYDHPEVVDEMNKWGIWVADELNLDGFRLDAIKHINSNFIEGFLKEVRKVKGDKFYAVGEYWKDDLDSIQEYLNNVDYEVELFDVPLHYNFFTASKEGEAYDLRNIFENSIVTNNKLFSVTFVDNHDSQWGSALESQVESWFKPLAYAIILLIADGYPCIFYGDYYSLGDKESPHRWMIDKLLYTRKHYAYGEQINYFDDPNLIGIVRKGAEEHPDSGLVMILSNHTEGSKKINIGKEHAGETWFEITENIKDEIQIDENGEAEFRVNAGNVAVWVKK, encoded by the coding sequence ATGGAGAACGGTGTAATGTTTCAATATTTTGAATGGAATTTACCTGCTGATAAGAAACACTGGAAACGTTTAGCTGATGATGCAGAACATTTAAGAGAAATAGGAATAAATGCTGTATGGATCCCCCCTGCGATAAAAGGAACCTCTGACTTAGATGTAGGATACGGGGCCTATGATTTGTATGACTTGGGAGAATTTGACCAAAAAGGTACTATCCCTACAAAATATGGTACTAAAGAAGAGTTAAAAGCTGCAATTGAAGAACTGCATAAATATGAAATATCAGTTTATTTGGATGCTGTTATGAATCATAAAGCCGGTGCAGATGAAACAGAAAAATTTTTAGCTCAGGAAGTTGACCCCAATGACAGAAACAAGCCAGTATCAGATCCGTATGAAATTGAAGGATGGACTAAATTTAACTTTGAAGGCAGAAATAATAAATACTCGGATTTCAAATGGCATTGGTATCATTTTAACGGAACAGATTTTAACAACCTCAATCAAAAAAATGCTATTTACAGAATAATGGGAGAGGGAAAAAGCTGGGATGAGAATGTAGATGATGAAAACGGCAATTATGACTATCTTATGTTTGCCAATATAGATTATGATCATCCGGAAGTCGTAGACGAAATGAACAAATGGGGAATCTGGGTAGCTGATGAACTTAATTTAGACGGATTCCGCCTTGATGCAATAAAGCATATAAACAGTAACTTTATTGAAGGATTTCTTAAGGAAGTAAGAAAAGTCAAAGGGGACAAATTTTATGCAGTTGGAGAATACTGGAAAGATGATTTGGATTCTATTCAAGAGTATCTTAATAATGTAGATTATGAGGTAGAATTATTCGATGTTCCGCTGCATTATAATTTTTTCACTGCTTCAAAAGAGGGAGAGGCATACGATTTAAGAAATATATTTGAAAATTCTATTGTAACAAATAATAAGCTTTTTTCTGTTACTTTTGTAGATAATCATGACTCACAATGGGGAAGTGCGCTTGAATCACAGGTGGAAAGCTGGTTCAAGCCTCTGGCATATGCTATTATACTTCTTATAGCTGATGGGTATCCGTGTATTTTTTATGGTGATTATTACAGTCTGGGTGATAAAGAAAGTCCTCACAGATGGATGATCGATAAACTTTTATACACAAGAAAACATTATGCTTACGGTGAACAGATAAATTATTTTGACGATCCTAATCTTATAGGAATAGTAAGAAAAGGTGCTGAGGAACATCCTGATTCAGGCCTTGTTATGATTTTATCAAATCATACTGAGGGAAGTAAAAAAATAAATATAGGTAAAGAGCACGCAGGTGAAACTTGGTTCGAAATAACTGAAAATATTAAGGATGAAATACAGATTGATGAAAACGGCGAAGCCGAATTCAGAGTAAATGCCGGAAATGTAGCAGTATGGGTTAAAAAATAA
- a CDS encoding PTS system mannose/fructose/N-acetylgalactosamine-transporter subunit IIB, translated as MAISFIRVDDRIIHGQVVTRWSMERPCDGIIAVNDKCATNDLLKNALKAASTKKTFIWTHEQFLQKMDEAVKSGKNYFVITKEPVTMAKLLVDNGMTVNVQTLNVGPQSARGNTIYVNKNCDVTNEEFEAYEKIHQAGYNVEFQLVPDSTKVTYESIRSKVQKKGDN; from the coding sequence ATGGCAATAAGTTTTATTAGGGTAGACGACAGAATTATTCACGGACAGGTAGTAACGAGATGGTCTATGGAAAGACCGTGTGACGGTATTATAGCAGTGAATGACAAATGCGCTACCAATGATTTACTAAAAAATGCTTTGAAAGCTGCTTCTACTAAGAAAACATTTATATGGACACATGAACAGTTTTTACAGAAAATGGACGAAGCTGTAAAAAGCGGAAAAAATTATTTTGTAATTACTAAAGAACCTGTAACCATGGCTAAGCTTCTGGTAGATAACGGAATGACGGTAAATGTTCAGACTTTGAACGTCGGTCCGCAAAGTGCCAGAGGAAATACAATTTATGTAAATAAAAACTGTGATGTAACAAATGAAGAATTTGAAGCTTATGAGAAAATACATCAGGCAGGCTATAATGTAGAATTTCAGCTGGTACCCGATTCTACAAAGGTAACATATGAAAGCATAAGAAGCAAGGTACAGAAAAAAGGTGATAATTAA
- a CDS encoding Gfo/Idh/MocA family oxidoreductase, whose product MLTIAYIGNGKSTNRYHLPFVLQRKDKIKVKKIFARHPEKLEWDRIPGVLYTDNINELLHDEEIDLIVICTRDDNDLHYNYAKMVLESNKHCLVEKPFMSSAAQAREIFSLAGERNLIVQAYQNRRFDSDFLTVKKVIESGKLGELLELEMHFDYYRPEIPESVREFQPEMSYLYGHGCHTLDQVISYFGKPENIHYDVRQLLGEGRMNDYFDLDLYYGNFKVSVKSSYFRVKERPSFVIYGKKGYFEKVTKDRQEEHLKVFYMPDNKDFGIDLPEHYGTLIYYDNDGQYHEEKVVSERGDYGRVYDDLYEAVIHGKEKTITDEQTLLQMEILEEGIRNLK is encoded by the coding sequence ATGCTGACAATCGCTTATATTGGAAACGGTAAAAGTACAAACAGATATCATCTGCCATTTGTTTTACAGAGAAAAGACAAAATAAAAGTCAAAAAAATATTTGCAAGGCATCCTGAAAAACTGGAATGGGACAGAATACCCGGTGTTCTGTATACTGATAATATTAATGAGCTATTACATGATGAGGAGATTGACCTGATAGTAATCTGTACACGTGACGATAATGACCTTCATTATAATTATGCGAAAATGGTTTTGGAAAGTAATAAGCACTGTCTGGTGGAAAAACCATTTATGTCATCTGCTGCACAGGCAAGAGAAATATTTTCCCTTGCCGGAGAAAGGAATCTCATAGTACAGGCATATCAGAACAGAAGATTCGACAGTGATTTTCTAACAGTAAAGAAAGTAATAGAAAGCGGTAAGTTAGGCGAGCTGCTGGAGTTGGAAATGCACTTTGACTATTATCGCCCGGAAATACCGGAATCAGTAAGGGAGTTCCAGCCGGAAATGTCTTATCTGTATGGTCACGGCTGTCACACTCTTGATCAGGTGATCAGCTACTTTGGAAAACCAGAAAATATTCATTATGATGTGCGTCAGTTACTGGGAGAGGGCAGAATGAATGATTATTTTGATCTTGATTTATATTACGGAAATTTTAAAGTTTCTGTAAAATCCAGCTATTTCAGGGTAAAAGAAAGACCCAGCTTTGTTATTTACGGTAAAAAAGGTTATTTTGAAAAAGTAACTAAGGACAGACAGGAAGAACATCTGAAGGTATTTTATATGCCTGATAATAAAGATTTTGGAATAGATCTGCCGGAGCACTATGGAACCTTGATTTATTATGATAATGACGGACAGTATCATGAAGAGAAAGTAGTGTCAGAAAGAGGAGACTACGGACGTGTATATGATGATCTTTATGAAGCTGTGATTCACGGGAAAGAGAAAACTATTACAGATGAACAGACACTGCTTCAAATGGAAATACTGGAGGAGGGAATAAGAAATCTGAAATAG
- a CDS encoding PTS mannose/fructose/sorbose/N-acetylgalactosamine transporter subunit IIC: MYINLIQALLISIFAYLGTLPSLLGSTVGWYVLGRPFVSGAIIGLILGDVQAGIIIGAAVQIVFIAMITPGGAMPTDLNVAAYIGVGLGLISYKSGASVESAVAIATAVGAVGVVFHNFQMIVNTLWNQRSVKYIETADYKQLLLNHSVYPQITLFLFRALPTFVILYYGQRYASEILRVFPADSYIMRTLTTLGGMLPAIGVAILINAITKKNIDILPVLLGFTLVVTLGINMLSLAIIAAFFAYSQFHNDKGQTLQTEEVGVKAELDDMEEEL; the protein is encoded by the coding sequence ATGTATATAAATCTTATTCAGGCATTATTAATAAGTATATTTGCATATCTGGGAACACTGCCGAGTCTGCTGGGGTCAACAGTAGGCTGGTATGTTCTGGGAAGACCGTTTGTTTCGGGAGCTATAATAGGTTTGATCCTGGGGGATGTTCAGGCAGGGATTATAATAGGCGCGGCAGTACAGATAGTTTTTATAGCAATGATTACACCGGGGGGAGCAATGCCGACTGACCTGAATGTGGCGGCATATATAGGAGTAGGTTTAGGGCTTATTTCATATAAGTCGGGTGCCAGCGTGGAGTCAGCCGTGGCAATAGCTACGGCAGTAGGAGCTGTAGGAGTAGTATTTCATAATTTTCAGATGATAGTAAATACTTTATGGAATCAAAGATCTGTAAAGTATATAGAAACGGCTGATTATAAGCAATTATTACTTAATCATTCTGTTTATCCGCAGATTACGCTGTTTCTTTTCAGAGCATTACCGACTTTTGTAATATTATATTACGGACAGAGATATGCTTCAGAAATCTTAAGGGTATTTCCGGCAGATTCTTATATTATGAGAACTCTTACTACTTTAGGAGGAATGCTTCCGGCAATAGGAGTTGCCATACTGATAAATGCGATTACCAAAAAAAATATAGATATACTTCCTGTATTATTAGGGTTTACATTAGTAGTAACATTGGGAATAAATATGCTTTCACTGGCAATAATAGCAGCATTTTTTGCATACAGTCAGTTTCATAATGATAAAGGACAGACGCTTCAGACAGAAGAAGTAGGAGTGAAAGCAGAACTGGATGATATGGAGGAGGAGCTGTAA
- the mngB gene encoding mannosylglycerate hydrolase: protein MQKTKVHIIPHSHWDKEWYFTSSRSKIYLIKHIKEVLDVLENKEDFGFFLMDAQSSLIEDYLKYCPSDEERLKKLISEKRFLTGPWNTQTDQLVISQESVVRNLYYGIDYADKMGHSMPIGYAPDIFGQGGNMPQIYRHFDIDKFLFWRGVADSRLKQTEFIWEGDDGTQMLAVQIPFGYYYGANIPEADEEIIHYLDEKISALENKASTKHVYFPNGLDQAPVRKNLPELVKKFNRLNSEREYIIDSPENFMAEIEKDCQNLPIIHGELTEGKNSRIHKSIFSSRADLKQANNKIENFIVNILEPVLSISYSLGNRYPHEELAEIWKLMFANAAHDSIGACNSDSTNRDIASRYKIAQDMSENLLDLNMRLISRKIDHNSDFSFNIFNPLPYERKCVTEFTAYIPEDDFRIFDLDGKELKYVIKEKTELTDYVLSQHIYLNPSKKAYMPEKVYKAKILVETGSVPAMGYTQFYIDMAKKEKQKVEKEYQINEIENEFYHITFEANNTLTIKDKKSDKIYHNQMIFEENGDDGDSYNYSPPRKDMVIRSSDLQNTKSEGTKVYKSDVENVLKLQLNMKVPKDLESRSKGINSENFRLNIEVSLRKNDDLVRFSVKADNQVLSHRLCVCFDTEIAGKFSTADQLFGIVQRPVYLPEMKTWEKEEWQETPVSIEPMQSFVSLHDENHGTAVITEGVREYEIIGKKYDTIRLTLFRTFSHMGKTDLLYRPGRASGESIIETPDAQLLGEFDFSFALTFFEGSFDNAHIAKKAKEYLTPMPVYQFSEFLNGRLIYVYCDEEKTLPQKYSMFSYKDTEAVMSAFKKAENGDGYIIRYFNPFISKTVSIKNNIADKAVMLDERSSTESKNELNFCEFQTYLLKL, encoded by the coding sequence ATGCAAAAAACAAAAGTACACATTATCCCACATTCACACTGGGATAAAGAATGGTATTTCACATCTTCCAGATCAAAAATATATCTGATAAAACATATTAAAGAAGTTTTGGATGTTCTGGAAAATAAAGAAGATTTTGGTTTCTTTCTTATGGATGCCCAAAGTTCACTTATAGAAGACTATTTAAAATATTGTCCTTCCGATGAGGAAAGACTGAAAAAACTGATTTCTGAAAAAAGGTTTTTAACCGGTCCTTGGAATACACAGACAGACCAGCTGGTAATATCTCAGGAATCCGTGGTCAGAAACTTATATTACGGAATTGATTATGCAGATAAAATGGGACATTCAATGCCTATAGGATATGCCCCTGATATATTCGGTCAGGGTGGAAATATGCCGCAGATATACAGACATTTTGATATTGATAAGTTTCTTTTCTGGAGAGGCGTTGCAGACAGCCGTCTAAAACAAACCGAATTTATTTGGGAAGGTGATGACGGTACGCAAATGCTTGCAGTGCAGATTCCTTTCGGTTATTATTACGGCGCTAATATTCCCGAAGCTGATGAAGAAATCATACACTATCTTGATGAAAAAATAAGTGCCTTGGAAAATAAAGCCTCTACCAAACATGTTTATTTTCCAAACGGTCTTGATCAGGCACCTGTGAGAAAAAATCTGCCTGAATTAGTCAAGAAATTTAACAGGCTGAATTCCGAAAGAGAATATATCATAGATTCTCCGGAAAATTTTATGGCAGAAATAGAAAAAGACTGTCAAAATCTTCCGATAATACACGGGGAGTTAACAGAAGGGAAAAACAGCCGGATTCATAAATCTATTTTTTCTTCACGTGCTGATCTGAAACAGGCAAATAATAAAATAGAAAACTTTATAGTAAACATACTTGAACCTGTATTATCAATAAGTTATTCTCTGGGAAACCGTTATCCGCATGAGGAGCTTGCTGAAATATGGAAATTAATGTTTGCAAATGCTGCACATGACAGTATAGGAGCCTGTAACAGCGACTCTACAAACAGAGATATAGCAAGCCGTTATAAAATCGCACAGGATATGTCGGAAAATCTTCTGGATCTGAATATGAGGCTGATAAGCCGAAAAATAGATCATAACAGTGATTTTAGCTTTAATATCTTTAATCCTCTTCCATATGAAAGAAAATGTGTTACAGAATTTACAGCTTATATTCCTGAGGATGATTTCCGGATCTTTGATCTCGACGGAAAAGAATTAAAATATGTAATAAAAGAAAAGACAGAGCTTACTGATTATGTTTTAAGCCAGCATATATACCTGAATCCCAGCAAAAAAGCATATATGCCGGAAAAAGTATATAAAGCAAAAATACTTGTGGAAACTGGTTCTGTCCCGGCAATGGGATATACACAATTTTACATAGATATGGCAAAAAAAGAAAAACAAAAAGTCGAAAAAGAATATCAGATAAATGAAATAGAAAATGAATTTTATCATATCACTTTTGAAGCCAATAATACACTTACCATAAAAGATAAAAAATCCGATAAAATATATCATAATCAGATGATATTCGAAGAAAACGGCGATGACGGCGATTCCTATAATTACTCGCCTCCGAGAAAAGATATGGTAATCAGATCTTCAGATTTGCAAAATACAAAATCAGAAGGTACTAAAGTGTATAAATCAGATGTGGAAAATGTACTAAAACTCCAGTTAAACATGAAAGTTCCAAAAGACCTTGAAAGCAGAAGCAAGGGAATAAACAGCGAAAATTTCAGACTGAACATAGAAGTTTCTCTCAGAAAAAATGATGACCTTGTGAGATTCAGTGTAAAGGCAGATAATCAGGTACTCAGCCACAGACTGTGTGTATGTTTTGACACAGAAATCGCAGGTAAATTTTCTACCGCAGATCAGCTGTTTGGTATTGTTCAAAGACCTGTATATCTTCCCGAAATGAAGACATGGGAAAAGGAAGAATGGCAGGAAACTCCTGTATCCATAGAGCCGATGCAAAGCTTTGTGAGTCTTCATGACGAAAATCACGGTACAGCCGTTATTACCGAAGGGGTTCGTGAATATGAAATAATCGGTAAAAAATATGATACAATACGTCTGACCCTGTTCCGAACTTTTAGTCATATGGGAAAAACTGACCTTTTATACAGACCCGGCAGAGCTTCAGGAGAATCTATCATAGAAACTCCCGACGCACAGCTTTTGGGAGAGTTTGACTTTTCATTTGCTCTGACTTTTTTTGAAGGAAGCTTTGATAATGCACATATTGCCAAAAAAGCCAAGGAATATCTCACTCCTATGCCTGTTTACCAGTTTTCGGAGTTTTTGAACGGAAGACTGATTTATGTATATTGTGATGAGGAAAAGACTCTTCCGCAAAAATACAGCATGTTTTCTTATAAAGATACTGAAGCAGTTATGAGTGCATTTAAAAAAGCTGAAAATGGTGACGGATATATAATAAGATACTTTAATCCGTTTATATCAAAAACAGTCAGTATAAAAAACAATATTGCAGACAAAGCTGTTATGCTTGATGAAAGAAGCAGCACAGAGTCTAAAAACGAACTAAACTTCTGTGAATTTCAGACTTATCTCTTAAAACTCTAA
- a CDS encoding phosphoglucomutase, with the protein MQKKLERLQSSSDIRGIAVQFEDREVTLNRETAALLAQGYISHISKRLGKNPEDMRVSLGVDSRVTGEKLKCAFAEVLMDAGMEVYDFGLATTPSMFMSTVFENYKCDSAVMFTASHLPFYYNGIKFFTDKGGFENEDIKEITEKAIELSEKQAKKHIQKGKINRTSILKDYSEFLVNKIREGVNSSKNYEKPLEGMRIIVDAGNGSGGFFAKEVLEVLGADTTGSAFLNPDGNFPNHIPNPEDQTAINFLKKSVTENNADLGIIFDTDVDRAACVDKAGNEINRNRLIALTSAIVLDEFPGSTIVTDSVTSDEVHEFIVRSGGKHFRYQRGYKNVINKALELNRQGIQCHLAIETSGHAAFKENKFLDDGAYLTAKILIKLAKLNEEGKNIEDLLEGYKEPEESKEIRLRITADSRNEYMDKLMKDIETHSKKTENWKQVKENYEGIRVNCTYKEGKGWFLLRSSLHEPIICINIESNFQNGTDLITKEVTDILKNYKEIEMSGL; encoded by the coding sequence ATGCAGAAAAAACTGGAGAGATTGCAAAGCAGTTCGGATATCAGGGGAATTGCTGTTCAGTTCGAGGACAGGGAAGTCACATTAAACAGAGAAACAGCAGCTTTACTGGCTCAGGGTTATATCAGTCATATTAGTAAAAGACTTGGAAAGAATCCGGAGGATATGAGAGTATCACTGGGGGTAGATTCGAGGGTGACAGGTGAAAAATTGAAATGTGCTTTTGCCGAGGTATTAATGGATGCTGGTATGGAAGTTTATGACTTTGGGCTGGCGACAACACCTTCAATGTTTATGAGTACGGTTTTTGAAAATTATAAATGTGACTCTGCCGTTATGTTTACCGCAAGTCATCTGCCTTTTTATTATAACGGAATAAAGTTCTTTACAGATAAGGGCGGTTTTGAAAATGAGGATATAAAGGAAATTACAGAAAAAGCCATTGAGCTTTCTGAAAAACAGGCAAAAAAGCATATACAGAAGGGGAAAATAAATAGAACCTCTATATTAAAGGATTATTCAGAATTTCTGGTAAATAAAATCAGAGAAGGTGTAAATTCGAGCAAAAATTATGAAAAACCATTGGAGGGTATGCGGATAATAGTAGATGCCGGAAACGGCTCGGGGGGATTTTTTGCTAAGGAAGTTCTGGAGGTTCTGGGAGCTGATACCACAGGAAGTGCTTTTTTGAATCCTGACGGAAATTTTCCAAATCATATACCGAATCCTGAGGATCAGACAGCAATTAATTTTTTAAAAAAGTCTGTTACTGAGAATAATGCTGATCTCGGCATAATATTTGATACGGATGTGGACAGGGCAGCCTGTGTAGATAAAGCCGGGAATGAGATAAACAGGAACAGGCTTATAGCTCTTACTTCTGCAATAGTACTGGATGAATTTCCGGGAAGTACTATAGTAACAGATTCTGTTACTTCTGATGAAGTGCACGAATTTATTGTAAGATCAGGCGGAAAGCATTTCAGATATCAAAGAGGGTATAAAAACGTCATAAACAAAGCTCTTGAGCTGAACAGGCAGGGAATACAATGTCATTTAGCAATAGAGACCTCAGGACATGCAGCATTTAAAGAAAATAAATTTCTGGATGACGGGGCCTATCTTACGGCAAAAATCTTAATAAAGCTGGCGAAGTTAAATGAAGAAGGGAAAAATATAGAGGATCTGCTTGAAGGCTATAAAGAACCGGAAGAATCCAAAGAAATCAGGCTGAGAATAACTGCTGATTCAAGAAATGAATATATGGATAAGCTGATGAAGGATATTGAAACACATAGTAAAAAGACAGAAAACTGGAAACAGGTAAAAGAAAATTATGAGGGGATCAGGGTTAATTGTACTTATAAAGAGGGGAAGGGCTGGTTTTTACTCAGAAGCTCACTGCATGAACCAATAATATGCATAAATATAGAAAGTAATTTTCAAAATGGAACGGATTTGATAACCAAAGAGGTAACAGATATTTTGAAAAATTATAAAGAAATAGAAATGTCAGGATTATAA